The genomic interval AGAATTTATGCACAACGCCACGCTGCTGCACGACGACGTGGTGGACGAGAGCGATATGCGCCGCGGCAAGCCTGCGGCCCGCATGGTCTGGGGCAACAAGGCCTCGATCCTGGTCGGCGACTTCCTGCTCGGCCAGGCCTTCATGATGATGGTGGAAACCGGCGACATCGGCGCTTTGGGCGTGCTCTCTGCAGCATCGGCCGTGATGGCCGAAGGCGAAGTGTTCCAGCTCTCCAAGACCGGCGACCTGACCACCACACCGGCCGACTATGCCGAAGTGATCCGTGCCAAGACTGCAGTGCTGTTCCAGGCGGCGTGCGAAGTTGGCGCCATGTCCGGCGGCGCCGATGCGGCCGGACGTCAGGCTTTGGCGCGCTACGGCCTTGAGCTGGGCAACGCCTTCCAACTTGTTGACGACGTGCTCGACTATGGTGGGCAAGCCGGCACGCTTGGCAAGAACACCGGCGACGATCTGCGCGAAGGCAAGATGACACTGCCGGTGATTCTGGCGCTGTCGGAAGGCACCGAGGATGAGCGCGCCACCATCGGCAAGGCACTCGGCGATGCCGAAGCTACCGACGCACAGGTCAACGCCGTCGTCGCCATTATGGAACGCTACAAGACGCTGGAACGTACGCTGGAACAGGCCCAGGGCCATGCCCGCGCCGCACAGCAGGCACTTGAGATTTTGCCCCAGTCCGAAATGCGGGCGCTATTGGGTGAAGTCGTCGAGCACAGCGTGGCTCGGGCGTTTTAGTCGCTAGCGAGTATACACCCTAGCAAGGCCCCCTCACCCGGCGCTACGCGCCGACCTCTCCCGCAAGGAAGAGGTGAAGCAGGCACTTCTCTTACCCTTTCAGGGCACAATCACCGGCGCTGCCGCAACCCAATGGTCTGGGTTATGGGCGCGCATAACCTGTGCGGCCTGATGCGCTTGCCCGGCGGAGCCGAACAGGC from Devosia sp. 2618 carries:
- a CDS encoding polyprenyl synthetase family protein is translated as MSRVNELILSRAHSHVDMVPELARYLIESGGKRLRPMLTVAAAQLFKKGTGSAINFAAAVEFMHNATLLHDDVVDESDMRRGKPAARMVWGNKASILVGDFLLGQAFMMMVETGDIGALGVLSAASAVMAEGEVFQLSKTGDLTTTPADYAEVIRAKTAVLFQAACEVGAMSGGADAAGRQALARYGLELGNAFQLVDDVLDYGGQAGTLGKNTGDDLREGKMTLPVILALSEGTEDERATIGKALGDAEATDAQVNAVVAIMERYKTLERTLEQAQGHARAAQQALEILPQSEMRALLGEVVEHSVARAF